The proteins below are encoded in one region of Ostrinia nubilalis chromosome 3, ilOstNubi1.1, whole genome shotgun sequence:
- the LOC135087981 gene encoding uricase, which yields MPWTSTNRIYAKPSNTSTGEGSVAGAVANGGGSGTHAALTAASDTGGRFELSDHGYGKSSVKLLHVHRDNDYHSIREFEVSTELKLISETAYVLGDNKEVVATDSQKNTIYLLAKKHGIKTPEEFGAVVVNHFLYMYKQVVAAKCKVVEYPWERLQATLPHNHAFVFSPTATRWCEVSQSRHEAVAVKSGLSGLRVLKTTQSAFVDFVQDEYTTLPDAAERIFSTVVEAEWTYDSMRTANFDNAWLTVKDAILDKFAGPPDVGIYSPSVQHTLYQAEKVVLEKVPEITWVRMTMPNKHYLNIDLSKFPANVTKGDPRHHIYQPIDKPAGLIYAQLRRRPKSHL from the exons ATGCCGTGGACCAGCACCAACAG AATTTACGCGAAACCCTCAAACACGAGCACCGGCGAGGGCTCCGTGGCCGGCGCGGTCGCTAACGGTGGCGGTAGCGGCACGCACGCCGCTCTCACCGCCGCTTCCGACACCGGCGGCCGCTTCGAGCTCAGCGACCATGGCTACGGCAAGAGCTCCGTCAAGCTCCTTCACGTTCACCGCGACAACGACTACCACTCCATCCGAGAGTTCGAGGTCTCCACCGAACTCAAACTCATCTCAGAAACCGCATACGTCCTCGGCGACAATAAAGAAGTCGTCGCCACCGACTCTCAGAAAAACACCATTTACCTCCTGGCCAAAAAGCACGGCATCAAAACGCCCGAGGAATTCGGCGCGGTCGTCGTGAACCATTTCCTCTACATGTACAAACAAGTGGTGGCGGCTAAGTGTAAAGTCGTCGAGTACCCCTGGGAGAGGCTGCAGGCCACGTTGCCTCACAACCACGCCTTCGTCTTCTCCCCTACTGCTACCAGATGGTGCGAAGTGTCCCAATCAAGACACG AGGCTGTGGCAGTGAAATCAGGTCTCAGTGGTCTCAGGGTGCTGAAGACTACACAGTCCGCGTTCGTGGACTTTGTGCAGGATGAATACACAACTCTACCAGATGCTGCGGAAAGAATATTCAG TACGGTAGTGGAGGCGGAATGGACATACGACAGCATGCGGACGGCTAACTTCGACAACGCGTGGTTGACCGTCAAAGACGCCATCTTAGATAAATTCGCTGGACCCCCAGACGTGGGCATATACTCCCCGTCCGTTCAACACACCTTGTACCAGGCCGAGAAGGTCGTCTTAGAAAAAGTACCTGAG ATAACCTGGGTTAGAATGACAATGCCCAATAAGCACTACCTGAACATAGACCTGTCAAAATTCCCCGCCAACGTGACGAAAGGAGACCCCCGCCACCACATCTACCAGCCCATAGACAAACCTGCAGGCCTCATCTACGCACAACTACGTAGGAGACCAAAGAGTCACTTGTGA